Part of the Solanum pennellii chromosome 10, SPENNV200 genome is shown below.
TTCTGAAGCCGAAAAAATTAGAGCTCATaacgaaaaatttaaaactatgaTATTGATAGCCACAAAATCAACTACTTAATATAAATAGTGCTAGCTTTACAAAAACATCCACTCTTGGTTTTGCCCCTGGAGAAACTAGACCAAGTTGGACTTGTGTAGgatacaaaaaaataagcaaaggCAAGCGTGGTACGCGAAATTTGTCCATCACTTAGCACAAACTTCAGTTACACAACCCCTGAAGGAAGGCGCAAAACCAGCTGTCCTCCGAAAACACTGCAATACATTCATAAAATAAGAAGGATATGGTCAATAGAGAAGAACAGTGAATAGCAAGGAAGGCATGGGATGCTGATATTCAACCTTTTAACGTAGTAGTAACAGAAGTCTGCTAAGATGAATGTCTGAACAACTTCAGATATAAGCACCATTGAAGGCCATAGACCATGACCCAACGCAACTAGTAGATGGCCGTTACTGTCCAAAACCTGTCGTCAGCCCAAGAGAAACTTAGAATGTTGATATGGATCTAAAGGTGACAATCTTCCTCAATCTCTAATCGTAGACTTAAGCCTAGAATCTCAACTTACAGCTATCATACAGAAAAGGATACGTTGTTCAACAaactaaaaaatgttttcaaagggTCCTTCATCAGTTCCTACAATGTAGTCAGTACTAGGTGCACAACCTGACTTTGTGCGAATTAATAAAACCAACACTTAGACATGCACGATAAGGCACTTATCAAAATCTAGGACAAAGTAACCAATACCACATATCTACTCATTTTTACTTCAACTAAGACTTCCAATCCATGCTAGTTCGAATCATTATAGTAGCCAAATAAGATACTGTGTCTACACCAAATATGAAGAATGGAAACCTTGTCAATGAAAATTTATGTGTTTTGTGCGATTTTTTAAGTCTGCAAATCAAACCTGGAGAATCCAATGAGCGCAGCTTAAGAACCTCGCAACACCCAACGCAAATACATAGTGAGCCGTGAATGGTTCAACTATCTGTAGACAATACACCAAGCATGTTGTCAAAAGTTACAAGAACATTTGATCCAACTTCCTAGTCAGAACAGATGTTTTAAGAAAGCGAAATCTGCATGTTCATCAACAATAATCAGTAATTATACCTGAGTGTTTTGCATGACACGAAGTTGAGGAAGCACAGAAACCGCCTCCAAGTAAACACAGAAAGCCCAGAAGATTCTATTGATCAAATGATGTGATGTTGATGGATGAATTACCAAGGCTAAGGCAGCACAAGGGATGACCTGGACAAAAGTGGGTTATAACAATTTACTTCTAAAAGATAAGCCAGAAAAAACTCTACACAGCATGCATTACAGAGAATCATGCAACTGAAATTCTAAACAATCAAACAAAGAATAATAAAGACGATGAAATATTGGTAACTTTTTAGGATAAAGTAAACATTTGAGATCATTTCTAGTTTAAGTTTTATACAACTTGACATGGACTACTATACACAATACAAAAGCGAGAATAAAATCCCTTTCTATCTACTCAAATGCATTCTTACAAAGGGACTTCACTTTACAAATGTCATCATAATAAAAATCTGCCTTAAGTACAAATGACAAGATAATTTGACCTTAAGGAATTTCACAAAGAGAGATCAACCACACATGGATCTTCTCTAATCAAATTACTAGTTTTCTCTATCTTTTTCATTTGCCAGTAACCAAGTAAAATTGTAATTGAATTGAAACAATTATTCAACATCATCACAAATACAGTCTGCTTCACTAGTACAGGTATAAGCGGTATCTGGTAGCTATATCTATCAAAGATCAGTAcatcaatcatcaatttatgGACTACCAACTAGACCTTGAATGAAACACATATAAAATTGAGGTTGTTTGAAGACTTACCACGTAATAAACTGAACAATTGTCTTTGTCCTCCATGTAACTTGATTCAAGTTTAAATCGGatcataaaaataacccacAATGTTGTCGCCAATGTAGCTAAATCAAGTAAGGTATGTATATCATATTCCATGACAAAACTACAATACAGTCTGACAGCCAAAAACAGAGCAGTGAGCTCCTGGGATTTGAGTGAAATCCCTGCAATAGTATGAGAGTTACAAATGATCAGTGGCACGCAAAAGATTAAAACTAACATGGCAAACAGGAAAACCCAGCCATAGGATTGAGTCCagataaaattgagaaataggtttcctttattatttcattttttaaaatctagtttataaacaacaagaacaacatatacccagtgtaatcccacaagtggggtctggggagggtaggATGTCCACTGACCGTACCCtgttgtttctgatagaccctcAGCTCAAAAGGGAAGTATGCGACACAAGATTGAAAGAAAAGAGACAACAAAGTAGCAAGATACAAACAAATGCAGCGAGAGAAGTAATACACATCAAAGAATACAAACTATGAGCTAATTGAATAATACTACTAAGAGGACAATAGGAGGCTAGCCTACACCCTCTCCCACACGAAAAACGGCAACACTCAGCTCTctactaaccttctaccctAATCCTCGACCTTCATGCCTTCCTATCTGACGTTATGTTCAGATGAAGCTGTGGATATGaggaaaaaaactcaaaaactaTAATGAACAGATAAAGAAGAGTACAGAGCAATTTACTAAAGATCTTATCTCATGTGAAAACTAAACAGCATTCTATCAATAATTCTACTACTATCGCCTTATAACCCATCTCAATAGCACACAGTGATTTTCAACATGtatgaattataaatatgaaGTATTATGATATATAGCACAGAAATTGTGAAAAAGGCTTTGGCGTTTGGGGAAGTTATCTTAAATGGAAAACAAGAAAAGATGCTCTCACCATCCATGTTACAAtgcaacaaaataaattttgatattatattcaGAGGCCAAGTTTAGCCCCATAAAAAAGATTGATTGAATTGGCATTAGACAAGATTGTTGGTCTAATGTAGAAAATCACACATCTAGGTTAAGTCATCTAAGAAACATGAAAGCAAAATAAGTGGAGAAAAAGATGAGTGTTATGGGAGTTTCATGCATAGGACAAGACCTAAGTAAAAGGCAAATTTTAGAGAAGAGTTGTGACACTAGCAATGTTATATAGAACAATTGTTGTGCTTCTAAGGCGAAACAAATCCACAATCTGAATTGCAGGATTCAAATGTTAAGATGGCAAAGAGGTTATACAAAATCAGACAAGACTATACATGATCATATTTGACAAGAGTACAAATATCATAGAAATGATAAAATACGAGAAGGCCGACTCAGATCATCTGGTTATATCCTTATGCAACAGTCCTTAGGGGCGCCATTTGTGATAGTTGAAGGTGATATAACGAGGTATACCTAAGATCTCAGGGAAGAAAATTGTCTCAAAAAGTAGACAATCAAAATTAATATGGATTTAGCAACGAAGATATTATAACGGAGGCAAATGATCAAATAGGAAATCACACTATTTGAGATTAAGGCacatttgttgttgttattcttACACAAATCTGGTCTTCTTATGCTGGTTAGACACTTGCATGTCTGCGTAAATATGAGTTCCAGAGAATCTCCAGTTTTAGATAACTCTTAATTAGCCTTAAAATATCAATCATTTAGTATTGAAATTAATGGGCCTGAAAAGAGCAAAATGAATACAGAGGATTCATCCAGCCAACCCCAACTATTTTGGAGTTGTGGCATAATTCATAAGTTGACTGATATGCCAAGTTGTGAGATGTAAAGAAACTGAAGGCAAGTAAATACTGTTCAGGCACTTATGCTTCTTTGAAAAAAACAATGCTTTAGGAATAGGAAATAGGAATCTCATTCTCACAGACTGTTACTAACAAAGATCCCAAGAGCAAATGCTCGACCTCCTCTTCACCTGCATCGGTGTTTATTTAGAAAGAACGTAGAGGACAGAATTGTCTGAGAAGAATCATTCAATCATTTCCCACCATTTATTCAAATAACCAGTTAACCATAAAATGCCAGACTGTCAGATCGCTAGCCATTAAGGTAGCTGCAGAAAAAAAACAGTCTCCAATATGTTTTCATACAAATGCATATGATTCATTACAATATAGCTGATTCAACCAACCCAAAGGTGGCAATGAAAAGCAAAAGTTAATAGGTATAGGGGACACACTTTTTGCATAGTCCAACTATGAAACTGGTACCATACAATTCATCAGTCGCATTCATTACGTCAAAGACTCCACAAAATCAATATCATCCAATACAGCAATAGGTGGACTACAAAGGCCTAGCATGCAAGTAAAACTAATAAGATTCAATGTTtaaaagaattcatcaagaagaCCATAAAACTCCCAAATGTGAATGAGTTTAAAACAGCTGAATAAAGTAATCTAAATAAAGCTGAATGAGTTCAGATGATTCAAACAGCTAATCCATACTAGTTCAGAAGGTAGAGCTGATTGATCAATAAATTAGTACTCAGTTAGGAATCGAGGGTCTTTCCAAAAGAGTCTCTCTACCATAGTGGTAATGTCTGCACATATTTTACCCTCTCCAAACTTCACTTGTGGGATTTCAATGGACATATTGTTGTGTCTATTGCAAAAAGGTTCTCAATTTCAATCCAAGACTACCAATCAATGCAGATCTCCTAAAAGCACCAATTTTCGATAACAATATATAAGCAGAAATAGAATGTGGGATTGTTACCAGCACAAGTTTTCTCTTTGGTGAGCTTATAGATAAGAACGGAGATTCCGATGGCGTGAACAGCCTCGGCGGCGACGAAAAGGTTGTCGTGATCGTGAACAATGGCACGTAGCAGCACCAGAACTGTCATTCCGGCGACCACTGCCAGAAAAGCCTTTACCTTTGGCGGTTGCCGTTTAACCCATGTTGACACAGCGTGGATCGGCCTTCTCGGAGCCATCATACTGCTTTCTTGAGGTGCTAAAAAATTTTCGACTGTCAATTGAAAATTGGAGATCAATAAATATACCTTAAATTTCGTAACTTAccttttgttattaaaaaaaaaaaaaagaaccaactatttttatttgctttgatttgtatttttaaaatttagtttgattttgatttttgttcCAAAAACTAATTTTACATATATTTCATAGTTAGAGTATGGTCAacccaaacatcaaattttatatcaaatttagtCTAAAAAATTAGTCTAAGTAGTATTTTTGATGTAATCAACTCCAATTTACCTTACcaaattttacataaaaaaaaaatatttttctctcctttcattattatattattctttcttatttcatttatattttcttatttaataaaacaaatTCTTTCTAAAACTTTTACAATATATAATTCATGGTGAATGTCAATTACTACTTTgttgaatatttattattattgattatttttaagtacattgtattatttatttaaaatttttatatatttgcatttctaattttttgtcAAGGTTAATCATAGTTATatccaattataatttatagtggaattaatataattttttttttaaaaaaaagttatatatagaaaaattaatttataaaaaagctATATTTTATAtccaaaattaatattataaaaatattacataaaaaataagtaaatatgcaaaaaatttaattaaaacataccatttatacaatgtttaattaaaaattttcataatgaaataatgatatattatttttaatatgaacaatttaagtataattgagttatagtataagaattaataattataacattcaAAATGGAATACAGACAATAATTCATTTTTCTCATCTGAATGAATCGCTTCCTATGctttgatgtatatatgattaataaCTAAACTATTGAATCAAAAGTGATAACAAATCAATCAATTGaattggtttgattttgatttaaataatttacaCTAATTAAATaggttaatttaattttgataaataatatttgtaaaaaCAATAATCCTAGGAGactaaataaatgaattaatatttaaaaataaacaaatgatCTACcctaataatatttcatatctTGGAACAAGGCAACAATATTTCAAAGTTAATTTCAGgtaaattttctaaaaatcgaaaatcaaaaagtttcaagaaaaaacactatttcatttaattaggtGGAATGAATATCCCATCGTGAAGTTTGGTGAactatttgtttatatttggtcATAATATCTAACAACTTTAGTTGAATTGGATTAACTAATTTACATGTTACCTATATCATGAATCATGATGTGCATTAATATTGATTAGTATTCACAACTTTGTAATAtgcaaaattaatattaatatccaAAGAAAGTATTAATCACTCTAAAAGCTTATTCGCGCATCACGGTTATTAAAAGCTTTAAACGAAAGTTAATTTAGAGggttattatatatttttaaacgtTTCAACTTTTATGATCAACTTGATTAATGGTATTTTCGAGATgctattttaaaatagaaagTCTTTTCAATTTGATTTGACTCGGGGCTCTTCACCGATAATAGCCTCCTGAATTTCTCGAATAAGTTCTTTCCCACAAAGTTTACTAAGCTTACTCTCCTTCTTCTATGTCTAGTGACAAATCTATTTACACACCGATTATAAGCTAATTTATAATTGATTCCAAccgaaaaatgaaagaaaatatccATAATTTTTTACTCAATGTTTAAAGTATGCACAACTTGGAGTTAAGAGTTAAAATTTGAATCCTCTCCACCAACTTAACTTTCCCGATTCCTACCTCCTTAACTCCCCCAATCCCTATATATCTTAACCATTTCTCCCTGCCACTGAGGCTCCACTACTTACCATCTCTCGCCCCTATAGTGTTTTACTAGATTTCATATAAATGCTCTTAAAGTAAtgtcttttttattaataattataaaacactgtaaaataagtaagaaaacaATTTGTTTTTTAAGAGTTTTTCATGAATAAGGTGAGAGCGATCTCTGTGGTAGACAAAATGAGAGAGGTGAGACTGTGATGGTTTGAATATGTAAAGAGGAGATTCATAGACACATCAAGGAGGAGATACAAAAGGTTCGTTATAAAGGGTAGAGAAAAGGCAGAGGTAGACCAAAGAAGTAATATTGGAGAGAGGTGATAAGACATGATCCGACACAACTTCAGGTTACCAAGGACATGACCTCAGAAGAGAAGGTATAGAGGACGTTTATTAGGGTAATATGTTAGTAGGTTGTGCAATTATGTCTTGCTTAGGTGACATACTCATTGTTTAAAGTATGCACAACTTGGAGTTAAGAGTTAAAATTTGAATCCTCAGCACCAACTCAACTTTCTCGATTCCGACCTCCTTAACTCCCCCAATCCCTATATATCTTAACCATTTCTCCCTGCCACTGAGGCTCCACTACTTACTACCTCTCACCCCTATGGTGTTTTACTAGATTTCATATAAATGCTCTTAAGATAATGTCTTTtttacttataattataaaacactgcaaaataagtaagaaaacaATTTGTTTTTTAAGAGTTTTTCATGAATAAGGTGAGAGCGATCTCTATGGTAGAAAAAATGAGAGAGGTGAGACTGTGATGGTTTGAACATGTAAAGAGGAGATTCATAGACACATCAAGGAGGAGGTACAAAAGGTTCGTTATAAAGGGTAGAGGAAAGGCAGAGATAGACCAAAGAAGTAATATTGGAGAGAGGTGATAAGACATGATCCGACACAACTTCAGGTTACTAAGGACATGACCTCAGATGATAAGGTATAGAGGACGTTTATTAGGGTAAAATATTAGTAAGTTGTGCAATTATGTCTTGCTTAGGTGACTTGTTTTCATTTATATTAGTTGTATGTAATATTgtagtttttgtttttgattttatcattgttttattgttttcaaTAATCTATCCTAGTATGTTGTTTAGTGTGTTTCAATTttcacattattttattattgttttcgAATCCTTTTCGATAGACTTTGCCATGCTACTTGTTAATTGATATATTCTCTTTACGATTCCCTTATTctttaaatatgaatttgttGCACTTGAGTCAtgagtttttcaaaaataaaatatggtaAGATTTCTGTATATTCTACGCTCTCCAGACCTTACTGTGAGACTTCACtggaatattatttttattgtaatattCTTGTACCACACACACTCTAAAACTTTACTAATCGATTAAGAATTGAAGTTGAAGATTATTCTTTACTAAacaattgttaattattttctaGATCTATTTCGATATTTTCTCTTTCATTCTTCCTTACTGTTGTTGTTTTacaataagtaatttttttttataatagcaTAGAGAAAATGGTCAACCCACCCTCCCCAAACTTATAATCGGATTTTCAACTACACACTCATACTTTATGGGGGTTCCATTATCCCCTGAACAGTTTTAAAGTAGAATATATATTCCCTTAATAACTTACTCCCAAATTCGTATTAAGTGGTGTTGGACACATGCCCGCCAcgtagtatttattttttaatatataaaaatcaatgattttattttctttatctcaAGGCATGACATTAACTACTGGttgaacattttttttcatccaAATTTCTCTCAATTGAACCTtaaaaaattctcaattttttttaacaatcgCCTAATTACCCTTCAAAATCTCAATTTCTAcataattttctgtttttctctcgatgttgatgaaatttcactcaaaatcattaacaaatgctccaaaaatttgatcaatttgGGGATTAAATTTTTAGATGTAGTTAGTTTAGTTTCGTTGgataaaaatctttaaaatggATACTCTAAGATTTTTGTACTATTCGATATTTATTGTAGATTCGATAGCAAAAACTTTATCAGATCTGAAATAGGAAGGTAGATGCAATGCCTAACCAattaatttttgtgtttatgCTTGAATTTGCATCTCATACTTTAAAAATCTTGAAGCTACAAAGGAAGTGACATTGGTGGTTTACAACGAAATTGATGGTTGATGAGTTTGTTCTCAAGTAGTGAAAGACCGATGAAAACAAAGAATTGGTGGTGGATGAGTGAAGTTCATAAGGTGTCGCCGCCGCTGCAGCCcatgttgttgttgctggtgTTTCTTGgtaaagagaaaaaagataaGGTTCATGGTGTTTCTTGTtgaatacaaagaaaaaaagaaacttaaaagtaaaaaaaaaataaaaggaaaggaaacattaaaaaagtgaaaatacACAAATTTTCCTTCaaacctatgcctgaaatttcaaagacacacttatactatactaaggtcctactacccatgaacttattttataaataattttcaagtccttttcggcctacgcgacagtagtttgaaaaaaaatgtcaacacacgttgaacccacaagatagtgtcagtatgccgaaaaggggtagaaaattatttataaaaataagttcagggggtactaggaccttagtatagtataagtgtgttttTGAGATTTCGTGCATAACTAATGGTGTGCATCGGTCAATTCGGttcgattttatgtattatcgaTTTGATTTATCGGTTTTCAGTTTTTAAATAAGCTAACCCGATAACAAATCAATAAGATATTATTATCGATTTTTGATAGTTATCGATTCGGTTTTCGGTTTATCCAATAAGAAAATATccgtaaaatattatatgacttCTTACTTAGCTAAATATAGTACGAACGTCATAATTACATGTCAACGCCGAAACATAGTACGAACCTTTACAAACTTGCAAATGCTACAACCtacaattacaaactaaaactaaaatcaactAGTCCAACaagactaaaactaaaactaaaactaaaatcaaaagcTACAATTGCGAAACTTTACATTAGTTTTTAGGTttttagtaaataataaaaactagtaAAGCGGCCTAGTGTGAATAGATAGAgtattaataatttgatatagttatagtgtctagttatatattaaattattagggagggtaaaatagtaaattattacTATCTTATTGGGTTATCGGTTTACCAAATAATCCAATAGTAAAATCTGATACCGAACCAATAACccaatgacttttttttttataaatccaTTAAAAACTCAATAACCCAATTACCCAATAACAATAacccaataatattttttcgatTCGGTTTATCGGTCGGTTCAGTTTTTGCACACTCCTCCatgtagtttgccacacttcctatCCTGGACTCAGAATTCCTATCATGGCGACCCTTGGAagaacttgactccccttggtgggagagtcccttcttaaacctgggcttatccttgatttcagtactactctttcttgaaaaattcttctcagctTGTCTTGACTTGTTCCCTACCCTAGTGTGTTTCCTCCTTCTGCTTTCCTCCACTtgctggacatggaccataagttTGGAAAGGTCCATGCTGTCATGCAGCATAGCTGCCCTACACTCCTCTTCGAGATCCTCAGCAATTCCTGTCAAGAATCTACTCATCTCGTCTCTGctgttagacacaagagaagtggcataccttgatagtttcacaaacttcagggaatactccccgTCATAGatccttgtttaaggttgatgaactcctcaaccttggcctccctcatctctctggggaagaatctctccagaaaTGCTGTCTTGAATAGCTCTCATGTGACTGGCACTCCACCTAGGACACGGCTATCTTGCCatatcttgcaccaagtctgtgcaacatccttgatcTGGTAGGAAGTCAGCTCACCTTCTCAATATTAGTGGCCCCCATGGCCACCAGGATCTTATGCACCTCGTCTATAAACTCCTGAGGATCTTCTGAAGTCTTAGCCCCTgtgaatataggaggattcatcgtCGTGAAATCTCGCAGTCTGTCAGCCATGCTgcgaaccggtgggttctccctctgaacatcCTGCCGGTTGACTTTGGCAGTCGTAGCCTGAGCCTGCATCGTGATGGTCTATGCCATCTGGGCTAGAGATGCCCTCAactcagcatcagtcaacccagctgggttaactggcatggcaactccttcagctggagcctggggtggattcTGATTACCCCTAGCTGCTGCTCCTCCCATCCTCAAACCCTTAGTTCTCcaagtgttcattctctgaaaacaacaaggattgatgtcaGACAcgttcataacaccaagaattcAGACATCAGGAAAAGCACGAGAAGAtcaaaagaaaggaaatttttcctacgcatcatgcagtctctaatccaggatagcggtgcacttcactaccatgacttagaaactactcaatgtggttgatgtgaacttattatctttGGAATTTAActtagggctctgataccaactttgtcacgactggaatctagaccccagacgagaccggcgtcgttgacctctcagaggtcacaaataagcctacttatgtcattcttactttacataggttaattttagcggaaaatttgaaattttttattctttaaatatatttgctaaacattttctttatatttcataattgttcatcatcaaccatctaacatttaagagataagcaactgaaagaaataattcattaagtattaattgtatatcgaCCAAAATAGCACTAATACAAATtctgaaccaaaacaggaaagaaacgctagtggaacatgatccactagctcaactctaaaactacgctagaatgtaatacagtagcatcctcgaaagcatgaggacctaccaaactccggatgaatgctgacgtccggatagctgcaacaacgaaTCTGTAGCTCTACcgcccacctgtgcctgcacctaaaagtagatgtttgtatgagattagtacacacttgtactaagtatgggtatacgCAAGCACAtaccagggacatgcatgagaaagaatgactctttcctaacgacatgattttggaagtcaagtcaatggacttgccaaattgagattgggaaagttataccatgagagtgacatgcatcattataattatcgtactacacacaacacataacaccttcatatagcacataacatataacacatcgCTTCTTCATATTATTcaattcatatgccatgagaccttgttatcatggacttgaccttaagactttccaaaatgagggctcaacatatgggacctcaactagggagccttctttagcaaacacagagtctgcttcattcattcatacgtgtttcatttcagttcattcataggccagtgtgaacaccagctatacctaggatgtagtttaagactttcatcgggtttgctgtgcaatgatcaggaataacctaatgtcattacctgaatctagctcacctcatgattatcctatcctaacaccttcggtatcatccatttctttatatgattcatttgaggctggcctcattcattcattgagaactttaactttaaccgacatagatcatgtgagcatcatgaaatccagtgtctcccccacaccgaaaagaggtggaatcaccggccaaagtgactcaataacatgctagcttatatgggaatttaaccccgccagatccctatagtggcaatataggttcaaagactaggagatgtatggagaccgatacccggcaagccggacagtctcatctcatgagagttacgtgaacctccgccctttccgaaagaaggcatcactgctcatagctagcctatcggtgctcattataaagttccattacattcaactcatacatcatggaagctggcttctagtatgaggacatcatagatcaatagatgatttctcatctcatcattagtattaagtgtttttgaaactcaatattttcattagagtgttcatagagactagtctcttcattatcttacactctccttggtg
Proteins encoded:
- the LOC107002503 gene encoding putative ER lumen protein-retaining receptor C28H8.4 gives rise to the protein MMAPRRPIHAVSTWVKRQPPKVKAFLAVVAGMTVLVLLRAIVHDHDNLFVAAEAVHAIGISVLIYKLTKEKTCAGISLKSQELTALFLAVRLYCSFVMEYDIHTLLDLATLATTLWVIFMIRFKLESSYMEDKDNCSVYYVVIPCAALALVIHPSTSHHLINRIFWAFCVYLEAVSVLPQLRVMQNTQIVEPFTAHYVFALGVARFLSCAHWILQVLDSNGHLLVALGHGLWPSMVLISEVVQTFILADFCYYYVKSVFGGQLVLRLPSGVV